One segment of Hippopotamus amphibius kiboko isolate mHipAmp2 chromosome 2, mHipAmp2.hap2, whole genome shotgun sequence DNA contains the following:
- the LOC130845804 gene encoding olfactory receptor 1J2-like, translating to MNRENQSSMSHFLLLGLPIPPEQQDVFFALFLGMYLTTVLGNLLILLLIRLDSRLHTPMYFFLSHLALTDISFSSVTVPKMLMNMHTQDPSIPKAECISQTYFFIFFADLDSFLITSMAYDRYVAVCHPLHYTAIMREELCVSLVAGAWLLSCASALSHTLLLARLSFCADNIIPHFFCDLAALLKLSCSDTSLNELVILTVGGAVLIIPLSGILLSYGRIGVSILRVPSTKRICKALSTCGSHLSVVSLFYGTILTLYLSPSSGKSNGKDMIASLMYTVVTPMLNPFIYSLRNRDMKLALGILFRNTNLFAK from the coding sequence ATGAATAGGGAGAACCAGAGCAGCAtgtcccacttcctcctcctggggCTCCCCATCCCGCCAGAGCAGCAGGACGTGTTCTTCGCCCTGTTCCTGGGCATGTACCTGACCACGGTGCTGGGCAACCTGCTCATCCTCCTGCTCATCAGGCTGGACTCtcgcctccacacccccatgtacttcttcctcagccacCTGGCCCTCACTGACATCTCCTTCTCATCTGTCACCGTCCCTAAGATGCTGATGAACATGCACACTCAGGATCCATCCATCCCCAAAGCCGAGTGCATTTCACAgacttattttttcatattctttgctgATTTAGACAGTTTCCTGATCACTTCGATGGCCTATGACAGGTATGTGGCCGTCTGTCACCCTCTCCACTACACCGCCATCATGAGGGAGGAGCTGTGTGTATCTCTGGTGGCTGGAGCCTGGCTCCTGTCTTGTGCCAGTGCCCTGTCCCACACCCTCCTCCTGGCTCGACTGTCCTTCTGTGCTGACAACATCATCCCCCACTTCTTCTGTGACCTTGCTGCCCTGCTGAAGCTCTCCTGCTCAGACACCTCTCTCAATGAGCTGGTCATACTCACTGTAGGGGGTGCAGTCCTCATTATTCCATTGAGTGGCATCCTGCTCTCTTATGGTCGCATTGGGGTCTCCATCCTGAGGGTCCCTTCTACCAAAAGGATCTGCAAAGCCCTGTCCACTTGTGGCTCCCACCTGTCTGTGGTGTCTCTCTTCTATGGAACAATTCTGACACTGTACCTTTCCCCCTCATCGGGCAAGTCCAATGGCAAAGACATGATTGCCTCACTGATGTACACCGTGGtgacccccatgctgaaccccttcatctacagcctAAGGAACAGAGACATGAAATTGGCTCTGGGGATTCTTTTCAGAAACACTAACCTTTTCGCCAAGTGA
- the LOC130844276 gene encoding olfactory receptor 1J2-like → MRRENQSSVSHFLLLGLPIPPEQQGVFFALFLGMYLTTVLGNLLILLLIRLDSRLHTPMYFFLSHLALADVSFSSVTVPKMLMNMHTQDQSIPKAECISRTYFFIFFADLDSFLIISMAYDRYVAICHPLHYTTIMREELCVSLLAGSRLLSCASALSHTLLLARLSFCADNIIPHFFCDLAALLKLSCSDTSLNDIFIFTIGGLIITLSFTGILISYGRSGATILRFPSVKGICKALSTCGSHLSVVFLFYGTIMILYFFPPSSTSNDKDMIASVMYTVVTSMLNPFIYSLGNRDMKGTKGKLLRREIYFSK, encoded by the coding sequence ATGAGGAGGGAGAACCAGAGCAGCGtgtcccacttcctcctcctggggCTCCCCATCCCACCAGAGCAGCAGGGCGTGTTCTTCGCCCTGTTCCTGGGCATGTACCTGACCACGGTGCTGGGCAACCTGCTCATCCTCCTGCTCATCAGGCTGGACTCtcgcctccacacccccatgtatttcttcctcagCCACCTGGCCCTCGCTGACGTCTCCTTCTCATCTGTCACCGTCCCAAAGATGCTGATGAACATGCACACTCAGGACCAATCCATCCCCAAAGCCGAGTGCATTTCACGgacttattttttcatattctttgctgATTTAGACAGTTTCCTGATCATTTCAATGGCCTATGACAGgtatgtggccatctgtcaccctcTCCACTACACCACCATCATGAGGGAGGAGCTGTGTGTATCTCTGTTGGCTGGATCCCGGCTCCTGTCTTGTGCCAGTGCCCTGTCCCACACCCTCCTCCTGGCTCGCCTGTCCTTCTGTGCTGACAACATCATCCCCCACTTCTTCTGTGACCTTGCTGCCCTGCTGAAGCTCTCCTGCTCAGACACCTCTCTCAATGATATTTTCATCTTCACCATTGGAGGATTGATCATTACCCTGTCATTTACTGGTATTCTAATCTCTTATGGCCGCAGTGGGGCCACCATCCTGAGGTTTCCATCAGTCAAGGGGATCTGCAAAGCCCTGTCCACCTGTGGCTCCCATCTCTCTGTGGTATTTTTATTCTATGGGACAATTATGATATTGTATTTTTTCCCACCATCAAGCACCTCCAATGACAAAGACATGATTGCTTCAGTGATGTATACAGTGGTCACCTCCATGCTGAACCCCTTTATATACAGCCTGGGAAACAGAGACATGAAAGGGACCAAGGGGAAACTTCTCAGAAGGGAGATCTATTTCTCCAAGTGA